In Halobaculum sp. XH14, a single genomic region encodes these proteins:
- a CDS encoding type II/IV secretion system ATPase subunit: MSGELADADGGADGRLGALRRRIARTIEMLRGTDLEVRPFRPGEDGPLASFSVPDGHEEIDRYWVNAPYAYVVISRDPEESERRYHVVEPELDGFQRTLLERVVDDIRDPLLFRSDSERADEETLREELETLLEQYGVDADMATYHTLFYYLRRDFRGYGKVDPLLNDRHIEDVSCDGYDLPLFVYHDEYTDIETNVAFGRDELDDYVIRLAQRSGRHISVGDPIVETTLPDGSRAELALGEEVTPRGSAFTIRQYADEPFTPIDLIEYGTFSVEQMAYFWLCIEHNKSLIFAGGTASGKTTSMNAVSMFIPPRSKVLTIEDTRELSLYHDNWLSSVTRERLHEGTDIDMYDLLRSALRHRPEYIIVGEVRGAEAVTLFQAMNTGHTTFSTMHADSIETVINRLENEPINVPRAMVQSLDLLSIQTLTRFGNERVRRARTVGEIGGIDQRTGELDYSSSFSWDPEDDSFRRSDSDLLEEIQEERGWSRSELLSELRNRRTFLEHLRERGISDYRRFTALVNEYYSNPDRVMDRIAATTEARSTTGPTDDDGSPDERGSPDEHGSPDEHGSPDEHGSQDAEGPENGTADDAVPDEGDGSGRAEP, from the coding sequence ATGTCGGGGGAACTCGCGGACGCCGATGGGGGGGCTGATGGGCGGCTGGGGGCGCTCCGCCGCCGCATCGCCCGCACCATCGAGATGCTCCGTGGAACGGATCTCGAGGTGAGGCCGTTCCGGCCCGGCGAGGACGGCCCGCTGGCGTCGTTTTCGGTCCCGGACGGCCACGAGGAGATCGACCGCTACTGGGTGAACGCCCCCTACGCCTACGTCGTCATCAGCCGCGACCCCGAGGAGAGCGAACGCCGGTACCATGTCGTCGAACCCGAACTCGACGGGTTCCAGCGAACGCTCCTCGAACGCGTCGTCGACGACATCAGGGACCCGCTGCTGTTCCGAAGCGACTCGGAGCGGGCGGACGAGGAGACGCTCCGGGAGGAACTGGAGACGCTGCTCGAACAGTACGGCGTCGACGCGGACATGGCGACCTACCACACGCTGTTCTACTACCTCAGGCGGGACTTTCGGGGGTACGGCAAGGTCGACCCGCTGCTCAACGACCGCCACATCGAGGACGTCTCGTGTGACGGCTACGACCTCCCGCTGTTCGTCTACCACGACGAGTACACGGACATCGAGACGAACGTCGCCTTCGGGCGGGACGAACTGGACGACTACGTCATCAGGCTCGCCCAGCGGTCCGGCCGGCACATCTCGGTCGGGGACCCCATCGTCGAGACGACGCTTCCCGACGGCTCGCGTGCCGAACTCGCGCTCGGCGAGGAGGTGACCCCGCGCGGCTCGGCGTTCACCATCCGACAGTACGCCGACGAGCCGTTCACGCCCATCGACCTGATCGAGTACGGCACGTTCAGCGTCGAGCAGATGGCGTACTTCTGGCTCTGCATCGAGCACAACAAGAGCCTCATTTTCGCGGGCGGGACGGCGTCGGGCAAGACCACCTCGATGAACGCCGTCTCGATGTTCATCCCCCCGCGCTCGAAGGTGCTCACCATCGAGGACACCCGCGAACTGTCGCTGTATCACGACAACTGGCTCTCCTCGGTCACGCGCGAGCGGCTCCACGAGGGCACGGACATCGACATGTACGACCTGCTGCGGTCGGCGCTGCGCCACCGGCCGGAGTACATCATCGTCGGCGAGGTGCGCGGCGCGGAGGCGGTGACGCTGTTCCAGGCGATGAACACCGGGCACACGACGTTCTCCACGATGCACGCCGACTCCATCGAGACGGTGATCAACCGGCTGGAGAACGAGCCGATCAACGTGCCCCGCGCGATGGTCCAGAGCCTCGATCTGCTCTCCATCCAGACGCTCACCCGATTCGGGAACGAGCGGGTTCGCCGCGCGCGGACGGTCGGCGAGATCGGCGGCATCGACCAGCGGACCGGCGAACTCGACTACTCGTCGTCGTTCTCGTGGGACCCGGAGGACGACTCGTTCCGCCGGAGCGACTCGGACCTGCTCGAGGAGATCCAGGAGGAGCGCGGCTGGTCGCGGTCGGAACTCCTCTCGGAGCTCCGGAACAGGCGGACGTTCCTCGAACACCTCCGCGAACGGGGGATCTCCGATTACCGCCGGTTCACGGCGCTGGTCAACGAGTACTACTCGAACCCCGACCGGGTGATGGACCGGATCGCGGCGACGACGGAGGCGCGATCGACGACGGGACCGACCGACGACGATGGATCACCGGACGAGCGTGGATCACCGGACGAGCACGGGTCACCGGACGAGCACGGGTCACCGGACGAACACGGATCCCAAGACGCCGAGGGACCGGAGAACGGCACGGCGGACGACGCCGTCCCCGACGAGGGGGACGGGTCCGGAAGGGCGGAGCCGTAG
- a CDS encoding DUF7549 family protein — MVWVRSEYAPELAVLSTWLSVLIPWNVFHGSVGGGSILLVRFPLLEIQYAFGVPLARATSLRDPLSAYQLQAGQSVAGAYAAWLVGAGVLLVAVAVSVHYYREEARAESWSVDPVRLLGSLLTATGVVFGVASVLLTGGLFGVDLGVGGGLAGTSIPLGVPFYLAFGVLLLRADRVE, encoded by the coding sequence ATGGTCTGGGTCCGCTCGGAGTACGCGCCCGAACTGGCGGTGCTCTCGACGTGGCTCTCCGTGCTCATCCCGTGGAACGTGTTCCACGGCAGCGTCGGCGGCGGGAGCATCCTCCTCGTCCGCTTCCCGCTGCTGGAGATCCAGTACGCGTTCGGCGTCCCGCTGGCACGCGCGACCAGCCTCCGGGATCCGCTCTCCGCCTACCAGCTGCAGGCGGGCCAGTCGGTCGCCGGCGCGTACGCGGCGTGGCTCGTGGGGGCCGGGGTGCTGCTCGTCGCAGTCGCGGTCTCCGTCCACTACTACCGCGAGGAAGCGCGAGCCGAATCCTGGTCGGTCGATCCCGTCCGTCTGCTCGGCAGCCTGCTGACCGCGACGGGGGTCGTCTTCGGGGTCGCCTCGGTCCTGCTGACGGGCGGGCTCTTCGGCGTCGACCTCGGCGTCGGCGGCGGGCTGGCGGGGACCTCGATCCCGCTCGGCGTTCCGTTCTACCTCGCCTTCGGCGTGCTGTTGCTCCGGGCGGACCGTGTGGAGTGA
- a CDS encoding DUF5793 family protein, protein MRRDYFELAVEQIGWVDSDGDPRKPHVYIDFHGPDGLLRERLTGTEDGLLDGEEIDVAFRLQTSHEEDPDAAGVVGVTNRITGDFVLELNQAAADVLQFIRAAREYGQQNDGDGGYRVEITVEGEPLVSYEKETFLVYDPEGNLLRRESLIPSGVEL, encoded by the coding sequence ATGAGGCGCGACTACTTCGAACTGGCCGTCGAGCAGATCGGATGGGTGGATTCTGACGGAGACCCGCGGAAACCACACGTGTACATCGATTTCCACGGACCGGACGGTCTGCTTCGAGAGCGCCTCACGGGCACCGAGGACGGCCTGCTGGACGGCGAGGAGATCGACGTCGCGTTCCGGCTCCAGACGTCCCACGAGGAGGACCCGGACGCGGCCGGCGTCGTCGGCGTCACGAACCGCATCACCGGCGACTTCGTGCTGGAACTGAACCAGGCCGCGGCCGACGTCCTCCAGTTCATCCGCGCGGCCCGCGAGTACGGCCAGCAGAACGACGGCGACGGGGGTTACCGCGTCGAGATCACGGTCGAAGGGGAGCCGCTCGTCTCCTACGAGAAGGAGACGTTCCTCGTCTACGACCCCGAGGGGAACCTCCTCCGGCGCGAGAGCCTCATCCCCTCGGGCGTCGAACTGTGA
- a CDS encoding uracil-DNA glycosylase family protein, whose translation MKNVTDRVSNPFGMEPDCDRFVPGYGDANADFHVVGDHPGVHGGVDAGVPFTGTPAAERFQAALVEAGLLEAAGDAPDVNSTFLSYLHMCVPDGEPSAGEYADMERFFDAELRAIAAHVLLPVGARATEHVLETYTAQAWKTEIDMRGLHGAELRGSGWLVLPILDPVEWEEGDAADLVEAIETMRSTDYRRESDLGRFIAGEDPYLVR comes from the coding sequence GTGAAGAACGTCACCGACCGCGTCTCGAACCCGTTCGGGATGGAGCCGGACTGTGACCGGTTCGTCCCCGGGTACGGCGACGCAAACGCCGACTTCCACGTCGTCGGCGACCACCCGGGCGTCCACGGCGGCGTCGACGCCGGCGTCCCGTTCACCGGCACTCCCGCGGCCGAGCGGTTCCAGGCCGCCCTGGTCGAAGCGGGCCTGCTGGAAGCGGCCGGGGATGCACCCGACGTGAACTCGACGTTCCTCTCGTATCTCCACATGTGCGTTCCCGACGGCGAGCCGTCGGCCGGCGAGTACGCCGACATGGAGCGGTTCTTCGACGCGGAACTGCGCGCCATCGCGGCCCACGTCCTGCTTCCGGTCGGTGCCCGCGCGACCGAGCACGTGCTGGAGACGTACACGGCCCAGGCCTGGAAGACCGAGATCGACATGCGGGGGCTCCACGGGGCTGAACTCCGGGGGTCAGGGTGGCTGGTCCTCCCGATCCTCGACCCGGTCGAGTGGGAGGAAGGAGACGCCGCCGACCTCGTCGAAGCCATCGAGACGATGCGCTCGACCGACTATCGCAGGGAGTCCGATCTGGGTCGGTTCATCGCTGGCGAGGACCCGTACCTCGTCCGCTGA
- a CDS encoding MBL fold metallo-hydrolase, translating to MKRIRLHNTVFEGLNDVYLLDGEETVLVDTGVALPEVRSELEEGLSAHGVALADVDRVFLTHWHLDHAGLAGEIQAESGASVHVHEADAPLVSGEEPSLLEDHPGQRETFAEWGIPRGKRTELMAFLEEQMDLGGDPADVTPFADGDTFDVNGRTLEAVHLPGHAAGLSAFADEAAGEAFVGDAILPKYTPNVGGADVRVDSPLARYVDSLVEIVGRDWDVAWPGHRDRIDDPAGRAATILQHHRDRTGNVVDVLDARGASTPWEVSAELFGSLEAIHVLHGPGEAFAHLDHLADAGVVERDGGRYRLVDPAVDVDALFPDVGIERVVEFEE from the coding sequence GTGAAGCGCATCCGCCTGCACAACACCGTCTTCGAGGGGTTGAACGACGTGTATCTCCTCGACGGCGAGGAGACGGTGCTCGTCGATACCGGCGTCGCCCTCCCCGAGGTGCGCTCGGAACTTGAGGAGGGCCTGTCGGCCCACGGCGTCGCGCTGGCCGACGTCGACCGCGTGTTCCTCACCCACTGGCACCTCGACCACGCCGGCCTCGCCGGCGAGATCCAGGCAGAATCCGGCGCGAGCGTCCACGTCCACGAGGCCGACGCGCCGCTCGTCTCCGGCGAGGAACCCTCCCTGCTCGAGGACCACCCCGGACAGCGCGAGACGTTCGCGGAGTGGGGCATTCCGCGCGGGAAGCGGACGGAACTCATGGCATTCCTCGAGGAGCAGATGGACCTGGGCGGCGACCCCGCCGACGTGACGCCCTTTGCTGACGGCGACACGTTCGACGTGAACGGCCGGACGCTGGAGGCGGTTCACCTGCCCGGCCACGCCGCCGGACTCTCGGCGTTCGCGGACGAGGCCGCCGGCGAGGCGTTCGTCGGCGACGCGATCCTCCCGAAGTACACGCCGAACGTGGGCGGCGCGGACGTCCGTGTCGACTCCCCCCTCGCCAGGTACGTCGACAGCCTCGTCGAGATCGTCGGGCGCGACTGGGACGTCGCGTGGCCGGGCCACCGCGACCGCATCGACGACCCGGCCGGCCGCGCGGCGACGATCCTCCAGCACCACCGCGACAGGACGGGGAACGTCGTCGACGTGCTCGACGCGCGCGGGGCGTCGACGCCGTGGGAGGTCAGCGCGGAACTGTTCGGCTCCCTCGAGGCGATCCACGTGCTCCACGGCCCCGGCGAGGCGTTCGCACACCTCGATCACCTCGCGGACGCCGGCGTCGTCGAGCGCGACGGCGGGCGCTACCGTCTCGTCGACCCTGCGGTCGACGTCGACGCGCTGTTCCCGGACGTGGGCATCGAGCGCGTGGTCGAGTTCGAGGAATGA
- a CDS encoding DNA-directed RNA polymerase subunit L, translated as MELRVLDKTDEELRIEVAGEDHTFMNVLKGALLESDGVTAATYDMNPEQSGGQTEPILSIKTEAGVDPLDALEDASDAVSDRMGTLYEDIEDAFASAA; from the coding sequence ATGGAACTCCGCGTTTTGGACAAGACGGACGAGGAACTCCGCATCGAGGTCGCGGGCGAGGACCACACGTTCATGAACGTGCTCAAGGGCGCACTGCTGGAGTCCGACGGCGTCACCGCGGCGACCTACGACATGAACCCCGAGCAGTCCGGCGGTCAGACCGAGCCGATCCTCTCGATCAAGACCGAGGCGGGCGTCGACCCGCTCGACGCGCTGGAGGACGCCTCCGACGCAGTGAGCGACCGGATGGGAACGCTGTACGAGGACATCGAGGACGCGTTCGCCTCGGCCGCCTGA